Sequence from the Dehalococcoidia bacterium genome:
GCAAGCCTGGCCGATCTTGGGGCTGGCCAGGCTGTAGTAGATCGTCGTGCCGTCGCGGCGGGCGGATACTATGCCGCGCTCGCGCATTATAGCCAGATGGTGTGATATGTTTGATTGCGGCAGTTCCAGACTCGATACTAACTGCCCCACCGATTTCTCCGAGTCGCGCAGCTCGTGTAGTATCATAAGCCGCTTCGGGTCGGCCAGCGTCTTGCATATCTCGGATTGCAGTTTAAAGATATGTTTTGTCGATTCGTCCATACTTCCTTCTTAGTTGTCGAACTATCTATATATGTAGAATAATAGATATATACATAAATGTCAAGAGGATTTGTTATCAGCTAATCAACCCCCTTTATCCCCCAGTCTTTTTTATGTCATTGCCCGACTTGATCGGGCAATGACAGGAGGGACACCCCCGAGTTCCCCCGGTCCTTCCGCGGAAGGACACCTCTTTTTAAAAACGACTCGATTTTGTGGGATGTTTGAGGGGCAACTCCCGTCTTTGGTGTGGCTAATGCGCCTATTTCTACAGATATCTTTACCAGAAGTCGATGATCTTTGCAGGCTCGATATCGTTAATTGCCGCTGAGACAAACTGTCGGACTTCCTCGTCTGTAATCGGCTCGACTTCCGATACAGGCTTGCCGTCGTCGCTTTCCTTAAACTTCCATTTGACTATATAGCCGGGAACAAGGGCATAGGGGCCGCCGCCTGTAAGGTAGTGGCTGCTTTCGATTTCTACATAGCCGAGGATGCATAGCACCTCTCTATCGTCGTGTACAATCTTTAACTCTTTCTGCGGCGTGTAGTAACCGGCGATGGAATCTATCGATTTGCCGAGTTCATCGTGGATATATTCTTTATTCATAAAAAGAAGCAGGTCGATTTTCGCGGGAGTTCGGTCGGCTAATCCGGCTTTCCTTCCAAGTATCCGGTAAACAGGGTACCCGGCCCCGCGTGAACACCGAGCACCGGTCCGAGTCTGGCGATTATGATCTTCTTCCTCTCGAACAGCGAGCCGAAACGATCCGCCATCTCCCCGGCTTCACCGGGTGTGGTGTTATGGACCACAAATACGGCCTCTAATTTTGT
This genomic interval carries:
- a CDS encoding metalloregulator ArsR/SmtB family transcription factor, whose protein sequence is MDESTKHIFKLQSEICKTLADPKRLMILHELRDSEKSVGQLVSSLELPQSNISHHLAIMRERGIVSARRDGTTIYYSLASPKIGQACDLVQGVLKDQMSNMQSLAGSIKL